One Sphingobacteruim zhuxiongii DNA window includes the following coding sequences:
- a CDS encoding neutral/alkaline non-lysosomal ceramidase N-terminal domain-containing protein — MVIPASLFGNSNSASLQVGIGKRNITPNANVKNWVTGKPYLKIKDSLYVRSLVIKDSLNNTSVIISWDLVDANESATEEVRKKITEALGIPMKNILVNASHNHSAPWSPIYNRGFRGSENETWWTTRYILNINEDPHYIKWKQQLINETLAATKAALKSMQAATIWIGRIDASEYMNNRRPRTPKWGVEDPNTPKGYNYKHEEWNPKVLMGGATFGPMDRAMSLVSFRDHKGKNIASIFHLAVHAVAIYPYSDDISGDWPSAAAKKLKGKIDGESIFLQGAAGDINPWRRGPDAVEEMATGLADLAATAYKYSAKISMSPLQTFQRKTSLPTSERGKSRTGLSMLEAEVQVITFGPLAIVGLPGEPLTSLADELRKKSPFPQTLVLGYSNGNGVHYVCMPDEKPHGGYEVEEGTSGSEVAGLELVDVANKMLQEARANMQQVK; from the coding sequence ATGGTAATACCAGCTAGTTTGTTTGGTAATTCGAATTCTGCGAGTCTTCAGGTGGGGATTGGCAAGAGAAATATTACGCCAAATGCAAATGTGAAAAACTGGGTGACCGGCAAACCTTACCTAAAGATTAAAGATTCGCTATATGTAAGATCACTTGTCATCAAAGATAGCCTTAACAATACCTCAGTTATTATTTCTTGGGATCTTGTAGACGCTAATGAGTCTGCTACTGAGGAAGTCCGCAAGAAGATTACCGAAGCATTGGGCATTCCGATGAAGAATATCTTGGTGAATGCAAGTCATAATCACTCTGCACCTTGGTCGCCAATTTATAATCGCGGTTTTCGAGGATCTGAAAATGAGACATGGTGGACTACACGATATATCTTGAATATAAACGAAGATCCACACTATATTAAATGGAAGCAACAGTTGATCAATGAAACGCTAGCGGCAACCAAAGCGGCTCTTAAATCAATGCAAGCAGCGACCATTTGGATTGGAAGGATCGATGCTTCCGAATACATGAATAATAGGAGACCACGTACACCTAAATGGGGCGTAGAAGATCCAAATACGCCAAAAGGTTATAACTACAAGCATGAGGAATGGAACCCAAAAGTATTGATGGGCGGAGCAACGTTTGGGCCAATGGATAGAGCAATGTCACTTGTTTCTTTTCGTGATCACAAAGGGAAAAACATTGCAAGTATCTTCCATCTAGCCGTGCATGCGGTAGCCATTTACCCTTATTCCGATGATATTTCGGGCGACTGGCCGAGTGCTGCTGCCAAGAAATTGAAAGGAAAAATTGACGGTGAATCTATCTTTTTGCAAGGCGCTGCCGGCGATATCAATCCTTGGCGACGAGGACCGGACGCCGTGGAGGAAATGGCAACTGGTCTTGCGGATCTAGCAGCGACTGCCTATAAATATAGTGCTAAGATATCCATGTCGCCCTTGCAAACTTTCCAACGCAAAACAAGCCTGCCTACCTCAGAGCGGGGGAAGAGTCGGACGGGTTTATCGATGCTAGAAGCGGAAGTACAAGTCATCACGTTTGGGCCATTAGCAATTGTAGGCTTACCGGGCGAACCGCTGACTTCCTTAGCGGATGAATTAAGAAAGAAATCACCTTTCCCGCAAACTTTGGTTCTTGGTTACTCGAATGGCAATGGCGTTCACTATGTCTGTATGCCAGATGAGAAACCACATGGAGGATATGAAGTAGAGGAGGGGACTTCGGGATCCGAAGTTGCTGGTTTGGAACTTGTCGATGTAGCAAACAAGATGCTACAAGAGGCTCGTGCGAATATGCAACAGGTAAAATAA
- a CDS encoding RagB/SusD family nutrient uptake outer membrane protein, giving the protein MNTIKKIISKILFIGLSFFFLLFLSCDKSLLDEKPLDFLSPDNAYLTEAGALQGVTAIHDRVRSAYYSFGEFGVMNWATVGSDLGYNGETPAAGGLYLNSYDDMTPIWRNVVDTWNVGFEVIQWANVLIDKVGQADPADFVQGEKGKNVYIAEARFFRAFMYRNLASTYGDIPVLTEPIRTAKADFVRDPIKKVYEQMVEDFKFASENLPKPREEAAPGRITQGPALHFLAETYLELKEPQKAIEASSKAINDFGYNLMTRRFGGRLGKDVFGSGDPYFDLFGYGNHNLPENTESMWIIQVEPFIKGGGQIASAYIFGPRYFDIGLTPDGKKAIRGEFYNGAYTGYTDTLGRPTANARGTNLVYYYLWKDNWNNDTRNAEHNLKRNFYYDNPESAYHKKKIDFSLYNPARTDPRADTLKILFPIHTKFTDPLNYFLQPNRSGGGITHKDWYALRFAETLLLRAEAYLATGQKALAAADVNKVRQRSNAKPVTADKVDIDYILDERARELYGEEWRLITLRRTGKLIERVLKYNDNPLCPGAFIKPHNFRWPIPLADIDLNIDAEFPQNPGYE; this is encoded by the coding sequence ATGAATACGATTAAAAAAATAATAAGCAAGATACTGTTTATAGGGTTGTCATTCTTTTTTCTACTTTTTCTCTCTTGTGATAAAAGTCTATTGGATGAGAAACCGTTAGATTTCCTATCGCCAGATAACGCCTATCTGACGGAAGCTGGAGCACTACAAGGGGTTACCGCAATTCACGATCGAGTACGGTCTGCCTATTACTCTTTTGGAGAGTTTGGTGTGATGAACTGGGCGACAGTAGGTTCAGACTTAGGCTATAATGGTGAAACACCTGCTGCCGGGGGATTATATTTAAATTCCTACGACGACATGACGCCTATCTGGAGAAATGTTGTTGACACTTGGAACGTAGGCTTTGAAGTGATACAATGGGCGAATGTATTGATCGATAAAGTTGGTCAAGCTGATCCCGCTGACTTTGTACAAGGTGAAAAGGGCAAGAATGTATACATCGCGGAAGCACGTTTTTTTAGAGCTTTCATGTACAGAAATTTAGCGTCCACTTATGGCGATATCCCTGTTCTAACGGAGCCTATTCGTACGGCGAAGGCAGATTTTGTGCGAGATCCAATTAAAAAAGTTTATGAACAAATGGTGGAAGACTTCAAGTTTGCTTCAGAAAATCTACCTAAACCGAGAGAAGAAGCTGCACCTGGAAGAATTACGCAAGGTCCAGCACTTCACTTTTTAGCAGAAACTTACCTTGAACTTAAAGAGCCACAGAAAGCTATTGAAGCTTCCAGCAAAGCGATTAATGATTTTGGATATAATCTAATGACCAGACGTTTTGGTGGTCGCCTAGGAAAAGATGTATTTGGTTCTGGAGATCCTTATTTCGACTTATTTGGATATGGAAATCATAACCTTCCTGAGAACACCGAATCCATGTGGATAATACAGGTTGAGCCGTTTATTAAAGGTGGTGGCCAGATTGCGAGTGCTTATATCTTTGGTCCGCGTTATTTCGATATTGGATTGACGCCAGATGGAAAGAAAGCTATTCGAGGTGAGTTCTACAATGGAGCCTACACGGGCTACACAGATACCTTGGGCAGGCCTACTGCAAATGCAAGAGGAACGAATTTAGTGTATTACTATTTGTGGAAAGACAATTGGAACAATGACACTAGGAATGCGGAGCATAACTTAAAGAGAAATTTCTATTATGATAATCCGGAATCTGCATACCATAAGAAGAAGATAGATTTCAGTCTTTATAATCCAGCGAGAACAGATCCGAGAGCAGATACGCTGAAGATTTTATTCCCGATTCATACGAAGTTTACTGACCCTCTAAACTATTTCCTTCAACCGAATCGTTCAGGCGGTGGTATTACCCATAAGGACTGGTATGCTTTACGTTTTGCAGAGACCTTATTATTAAGAGCCGAGGCTTATTTGGCAACAGGACAAAAGGCACTCGCTGCCGCCGATGTCAACAAGGTACGTCAGCGATCTAATGCGAAACCCGTAACGGCAGATAAAGTGGATATTGATTATATCCTTGATGAACGCGCAAGAGAACTATATGGTGAAGAATGGAGACTTATAACATTGAGAAGAACAGGAAAATTAATTGAACGTGTCTTAAAATACAATGATAATCCACTTTGTCCTGGCGCATTTATCAAACCACATAACTTCCGTTGGCCAATCCCATTAGCAGATATTGATTTGAACATCGATGCAGAATTCCCTCAAAACCCAGGCTACGAATAG
- a CDS encoding ThuA domain-containing protein: MDNSISTQGYLSKLSRSIAFLLLVVLIGIGNTDVAIAQGKTKAPLHIVFLISEDPDNYAAHLTIPEFADYLAKSKKYKTTVLKGESNRTSYRFPNFEILKEADLVVVFARRLALASNQIAELKSYLKRGAGLVGIRTANHAFKLMKGEKVADGHEEWPEFVSDVLGCENRGYALATSNTEVQMNIKESKSSLLKGIESSRWISDGNLYLVDPLLANDAQVLLYGKGDQKTEPIAWTRHYGQSRIFYTSLGYPTDFKNKKFIMLLEHAIAWAINKNT, encoded by the coding sequence ATGGATAACAGCATATCTACACAAGGGTATCTTAGCAAGCTAAGTAGATCCATAGCATTTTTACTTTTGGTCGTTCTGATCGGTATAGGAAACACTGATGTAGCAATTGCGCAGGGCAAAACAAAGGCCCCGCTGCACATTGTGTTTTTAATTAGTGAAGATCCAGATAACTATGCGGCACATTTGACTATTCCTGAATTCGCTGATTACTTGGCAAAGTCAAAAAAGTATAAGACCACTGTGTTAAAAGGGGAATCAAACCGAACCTCTTATCGCTTTCCGAATTTTGAAATCCTAAAAGAGGCTGATCTAGTTGTTGTGTTTGCACGTCGATTAGCATTAGCTTCGAATCAGATAGCCGAATTGAAAAGCTATCTAAAGCGCGGTGCCGGACTTGTTGGAATCAGGACAGCAAATCATGCTTTCAAATTAATGAAGGGCGAGAAAGTGGCTGATGGCCATGAGGAATGGCCTGAATTTGTATCCGATGTCTTGGGATGTGAAAATAGAGGATACGCTTTAGCGACTTCAAATACGGAAGTTCAAATGAATATTAAAGAATCAAAAAGCAGCTTATTGAAAGGGATAGAGTCAAGTCGATGGATCAGTGACGGAAATCTTTATTTGGTTGATCCGCTGTTGGCAAACGATGCGCAAGTCTTGCTTTATGGAAAGGGTGATCAAAAAACAGAGCCGATTGCCTGGACGCGACATTACGGTCAAAGTCGTATCTTCTATACATCCCTAGGCTATCCGACTGATTTTAAAAATAAAAAGTTCATTATGCTCTTAGAGCATGCAATTGCATGGGCGATTAATAAAAATACATAG
- a CDS encoding DUF6850 family outer membrane beta-barrel protein, with product MPSQQKLLFHFENPQLVRTQLKDYNIGEAELSFQHRKGEYRRAKDAYQQNLAEFNAFGISQIDSFIISGHFKFNRIWEDSLANTLQGINDDVSPFYYFVEKSGRYERQNFNGNVQVRYAGFNPYFQPGLKFDYNMHWTTRSVDPRPNVASVAIRFNPFISSQIGKGLISGGFLFGYGDEESGIAYKNPMYGTSMLFPDRIYYTNQGFGYISQKDSSNMRKYDQYLGANLAYSLQSERIELYSALRFERKITNSTFDQKMRKQYYKRSEFNLQTLNSQTQVHWKQSSEKQHLFFLDFIYQRGLDLNYNLRSANYLVTNTNINLNYAYQNKLWTLGLGGDWQSMDKLDAAAAHQHTYQQLKLQVQIRRIFNIGKNFLETELIPNYTMSLSNKLTVPSTQVNVFTKSIVYPDFDYFNLEPVGVDFNLAYVLPKAMKMRGAKLFLRNQFLTVLGEPNKNNLSLQKDKYNLWQAQIGARFSL from the coding sequence TTGCCATCACAACAGAAATTACTGTTCCACTTTGAGAATCCACAGCTCGTTAGGACGCAGCTAAAGGACTATAATATTGGAGAGGCTGAACTTTCTTTTCAACATAGAAAAGGCGAGTATCGAAGAGCTAAAGATGCTTATCAGCAAAACCTGGCGGAGTTTAATGCATTCGGTATATCGCAAATCGATAGCTTTATTATTTCTGGACATTTTAAGTTCAATAGAATTTGGGAGGATAGTCTTGCGAACACGCTGCAGGGGATAAACGATGATGTTTCTCCGTTTTATTACTTTGTTGAAAAATCAGGGAGATATGAACGTCAAAATTTTAACGGAAATGTCCAAGTTCGTTACGCTGGTTTTAATCCGTATTTCCAACCTGGATTGAAATTTGACTACAATATGCACTGGACAACAAGGTCTGTCGATCCGCGTCCGAATGTGGCTTCCGTAGCGATTAGATTTAATCCTTTTATTAGTTCTCAGATAGGTAAAGGTTTAATTTCTGGCGGATTTTTATTTGGTTATGGAGATGAGGAGAGCGGCATTGCATATAAAAATCCAATGTATGGCACGAGTATGCTTTTTCCAGATCGTATTTACTATACGAATCAGGGATTTGGTTATATATCTCAAAAGGACTCGAGTAATATGCGGAAATATGATCAGTATTTGGGGGCTAATTTAGCCTATAGCTTACAATCAGAACGCATTGAGTTATATAGTGCATTGCGTTTCGAACGAAAGATAACAAATAGCACATTCGATCAGAAAATGCGTAAGCAATATTATAAACGTAGTGAATTTAATTTGCAGACGCTAAATAGTCAGACGCAGGTTCATTGGAAGCAATCTTCCGAAAAACAACATTTGTTTTTTCTTGATTTCATTTATCAAAGAGGTTTGGACTTGAATTACAATCTCCGTTCAGCGAATTATTTGGTTACTAATACCAACATCAATTTGAATTATGCTTACCAAAATAAATTATGGACACTTGGTTTAGGAGGGGATTGGCAAAGTATGGATAAGTTAGATGCCGCTGCTGCTCATCAGCATACTTATCAACAGCTTAAGCTTCAAGTTCAAATTAGACGCATCTTTAATATTGGAAAAAACTTTTTGGAAACCGAGTTGATCCCGAATTATACCATGAGTCTGTCTAATAAGCTAACTGTGCCTAGCACGCAGGTCAATGTTTTTACGAAAAGTATAGTCTATCCGGACTTTGATTATTTCAATTTGGAACCTGTTGGGGTGGATTTCAATTTAGCATACGTGTTGCCGAAGGCGATGAAGATGCGCGGCGCGAAATTGTTTTTGCGCAATCAATTTCTGACTGTGTTAGGCGAGCCTAATAAAAACAACTTATCTTTGCAGAAAGATAAATATAACCTGTGGCAAGCGCAAATTGGCGCACGTTTTAGTTTGTAG
- a CDS encoding neutral/alkaline non-lysosomal ceramidase N-terminal domain-containing protein has product MKTTIIVSLMVLSAFLSQANTRKSISEGWKVGVAKADITPKNPMWLAGYASRTKVSEGAMHPLWAKCLFFQDAKGNSSALLTLDVVGISSEFGIDVRTEISRKTSIPLSNILINCSHTHSGPVLDQVLTSIYPLKESDKKEIVKYSKWLKETLIELSLRAHKDLEPVNLYAKNGVSRIQVNRRTNQEKDIDVLKELNGPNDFAVPTIKVETNKGNLKAVVFGYACHPTVLSGYQWSGDYAGFAQLELEKLYPGTAALFFQGAGGDQNPLPRRTIPLAKQYGKSLAAAVERVLNEEMTPLAGSFKSSAATIELGLSAAPSLSELKQIQKEAGQGYIYEWSSNLIGQYEAGKPLLRNYPNYPIQVWDFGGQKIISLGGEITIGYAVKLKEKYGDQIFVMGYTNDVMGYIPTELILEEGGYEGDTSQRAYGLPSKWAAGIESQILSKINDLMDAIN; this is encoded by the coding sequence ATGAAAACTACAATAATCGTATCCTTGATGGTTCTAAGCGCTTTTTTATCACAAGCAAATACACGAAAGTCTATCAGCGAAGGGTGGAAAGTCGGCGTCGCAAAAGCCGATATTACACCTAAAAATCCGATGTGGTTGGCAGGGTACGCGAGTCGAACCAAAGTATCCGAAGGCGCTATGCATCCTTTGTGGGCCAAGTGTCTCTTCTTTCAAGACGCTAAAGGAAATTCTTCAGCCTTGTTAACGCTCGATGTTGTCGGTATTAGTAGCGAATTTGGTATTGATGTTCGAACGGAAATTAGTAGAAAGACATCGATTCCACTTTCAAATATCTTGATCAATTGCTCGCATACACATTCGGGGCCAGTCTTGGATCAAGTACTAACTAGTATATACCCGTTAAAGGAGTCCGATAAGAAGGAAATCGTTAAATACAGCAAATGGCTAAAAGAAACATTAATTGAATTGAGCCTACGCGCGCACAAGGATCTAGAGCCTGTAAACCTTTATGCCAAAAATGGTGTTTCGAGAATCCAAGTAAACCGACGCACAAATCAGGAGAAAGATATTGACGTATTGAAAGAACTCAACGGGCCAAATGATTTCGCTGTCCCAACGATTAAAGTTGAAACCAATAAAGGGAATCTGAAGGCAGTTGTTTTCGGATATGCCTGCCATCCTACCGTTTTATCTGGATACCAATGGTCGGGCGATTATGCTGGATTTGCACAGCTAGAATTGGAGAAATTATATCCAGGAACAGCTGCACTTTTCTTTCAAGGTGCCGGAGGCGATCAAAACCCATTACCGCGAAGGACGATCCCTTTAGCCAAGCAATATGGTAAATCTTTAGCGGCCGCAGTTGAACGTGTCCTGAATGAAGAAATGACACCTTTAGCTGGTTCTTTTAAATCGTCCGCTGCAACTATCGAACTGGGGTTAAGCGCAGCACCTTCGTTATCGGAGCTCAAGCAAATCCAAAAAGAAGCCGGACAAGGTTACATTTATGAATGGAGTTCGAATTTGATTGGACAGTATGAAGCCGGTAAGCCTTTACTCCGTAATTATCCGAATTATCCGATACAAGTCTGGGACTTCGGAGGACAAAAGATCATTAGTCTAGGTGGTGAAATAACCATCGGCTACGCTGTTAAACTAAAGGAAAAGTATGGCGATCAAATTTTTGTTATGGGGTATACGAACGATGTGATGGGCTATATACCGACCGAATTGATATTAGAAGAAGGCGGTTATGAAGGGGATACTTCGCAAAGAGCCTATGGTCTGCCGAGTAAATGGGCAGCGGGAATAGAAAGTCAAATTCTATCAAAGATTAATGATTTGATGGACGCTATAAATTAA
- a CDS encoding SusC/RagA family TonB-linked outer membrane protein yields the protein MMKKSQLFLLTIWFLVMSMQLYGQEARKYEGVILNADTRSPLAGVSVKVKNAAVQSDEQGKFTIQGNQGESLTASLLGYESVSINLASTLSLQIEMREVSSDLEGVVVIGYGTAKKSDLTGSVVRINMADKALQANTNLLQSLIGATSGVNLESRGGASSEPSLSIRGQTSLSASDRPLIVLDGVIYNGSINNINMNDVESVDILKDASAAAVYGSRAANGVMLITTKKGKTEKPVISFNTYAGVQDMTNNPMRVMDGDEFAVRLVDWDWQSKVYNWYKTKPTDASTRPVRPDVTDRNVVANYLRTLEEKENYLAGKSIDWVDEVLQTAPMQYYNLSLQGKSDMTNYYLSGSYSDVEGVQLNDRMKRITMHSNIESRVNEWLKINLNTSFSNIDNSGIPASLATARKASPLVNNHIGQDDYDIYLGGELFQPYPLIGLYVDNSDVSKEFFGVGGLRIDAPWVKGLAYDFNYSYVYSSRNNNTFYSSKTPEGVSNRGAAVKSPSEGKDWAINNILSYSNTFGKHQINSTLLLSTEGRTGNGSTLNASGFNNEILGYNNMGLGEVATVGSSAYKENSISYMARANYSFMSRYLFTATIRRDGFSGFGETNKWANFPSASVAWVLSEEPFFKPEDVYLKIRTSYGKNGNQGIGRYSSQSRMGTRDYVYGQNTAIGIYPSTLGNIELGWETTSSINAGIDFGFLKNRITGALDLYSSKTSDILVRRKLPRMAGYADIWTNIGATSNKGIELDIKSLNLTGAFRWETSLTFALNRDKLTRLYGDGNDSDIGNSWFVGKSLGAIYDYEMAGGVWTEDEFFRGEVLEGWYPGQFKYVDQGTKDNVIDPTNDRTVIGYTSPSYRFSINNTFSYKNFSLSVFINSIQGGSNRYMANNVENANPLYYFPDRHNNSAVNPYWSPLAPTTNTTGIYNVPLRQSGIYQSRSFVRIQDISLGYSFKNELLKKLNMQNAQIYVSSKNPYVWTKWQGWDPESGASDIPVMRNVVVGLNVSF from the coding sequence ATGATGAAAAAATCACAACTATTTCTATTAACCATCTGGTTTTTAGTGATGTCCATGCAGCTCTATGGACAAGAAGCACGAAAATACGAGGGTGTTATTCTCAACGCGGATACTAGGAGTCCGCTAGCCGGGGTTTCCGTAAAAGTGAAGAATGCTGCGGTTCAATCAGACGAACAAGGGAAATTCACCATCCAGGGAAATCAAGGAGAAAGCTTAACGGCAAGTTTGTTAGGCTATGAGAGTGTGAGCATTAATTTGGCTAGTACCCTTTCGCTTCAAATTGAAATGCGTGAGGTTTCCTCTGATTTGGAAGGTGTTGTTGTTATTGGTTATGGAACGGCAAAGAAATCTGATTTAACAGGTTCGGTGGTTCGGATAAACATGGCCGACAAGGCTTTGCAGGCAAACACAAACTTGCTTCAGTCGCTAATTGGTGCAACTTCTGGGGTGAACTTAGAATCTAGAGGTGGCGCAAGCAGCGAGCCTTCCTTATCGATTAGGGGACAGACTTCACTCTCAGCTTCAGATAGACCACTTATTGTACTTGATGGTGTTATCTATAATGGTAGCATCAACAATATCAATATGAATGATGTGGAGTCCGTAGATATTTTGAAGGATGCAAGTGCCGCTGCCGTATATGGATCGCGTGCAGCGAATGGGGTAATGTTGATTACAACAAAAAAAGGAAAGACAGAAAAGCCTGTTATCTCTTTTAACACCTATGCTGGAGTTCAGGATATGACGAATAATCCAATGCGTGTAATGGACGGCGATGAGTTTGCTGTTCGTTTGGTGGATTGGGATTGGCAAAGTAAAGTATATAACTGGTATAAAACAAAGCCTACAGACGCTTCGACACGCCCTGTAAGACCTGATGTAACGGATAGAAATGTGGTTGCTAATTATCTGAGAACGCTAGAAGAAAAGGAAAACTACTTAGCAGGAAAGTCTATTGACTGGGTTGATGAGGTTTTGCAAACAGCACCAATGCAGTATTATAACTTGAGTTTGCAAGGTAAGTCGGATATGACCAACTATTATCTTTCTGGATCTTATTCCGATGTAGAAGGCGTTCAGCTAAATGATCGAATGAAACGGATTACAATGCACAGTAATATCGAATCTAGAGTGAATGAGTGGTTGAAGATTAACTTAAATACATCGTTTAGTAATATTGATAACTCGGGGATACCTGCAAGTTTAGCGACGGCAAGAAAAGCCAGTCCCTTAGTAAACAATCATATCGGACAAGATGATTATGATATCTATCTGGGAGGAGAACTATTCCAACCCTATCCTTTGATTGGTCTATACGTCGATAATTCTGACGTTAGTAAAGAATTCTTTGGTGTTGGTGGATTACGTATAGATGCACCTTGGGTAAAAGGATTAGCTTATGACTTTAATTATTCTTATGTCTATTCAAGTCGCAATAACAACACCTTTTATTCCAGTAAAACACCTGAAGGGGTGAGTAATCGCGGTGCCGCTGTGAAATCACCATCGGAAGGGAAAGATTGGGCAATCAATAATATTTTAAGCTATAGCAATACATTTGGTAAGCATCAAATCAACTCAACCTTATTGCTTAGTACGGAAGGTCGGACAGGTAATGGATCGACTTTGAATGCTTCTGGATTCAACAATGAAATCTTGGGCTACAATAATATGGGATTGGGTGAAGTGGCAACAGTGGGTTCCAGTGCCTATAAGGAAAACAGTATATCCTATATGGCGAGAGCCAATTATAGTTTTATGTCCCGATATCTATTTACAGCGACAATTCGTAGGGATGGTTTTTCCGGCTTCGGAGAGACTAATAAATGGGCTAACTTCCCTTCTGCTTCTGTTGCTTGGGTACTTTCTGAAGAGCCATTCTTTAAGCCTGAGGATGTATACCTAAAGATTAGAACATCTTATGGTAAGAATGGAAATCAAGGTATCGGCCGCTATTCTAGTCAGTCTAGAATGGGAACTAGGGACTATGTTTATGGACAAAATACTGCTATTGGTATTTACCCAAGTACCTTAGGTAATATTGAATTAGGCTGGGAAACGACTTCTTCAATCAATGCCGGTATCGATTTCGGTTTTCTGAAAAATAGAATTACAGGAGCATTGGATCTATATTCCTCGAAAACTTCCGACATTTTAGTCAGACGGAAATTGCCTCGTATGGCTGGTTATGCTGATATCTGGACTAATATAGGAGCAACAAGTAATAAAGGTATCGAGCTAGATATCAAATCGCTAAATCTAACAGGAGCTTTTCGTTGGGAGACTAGTCTAACATTCGCATTGAATAGAGATAAATTGACGCGTCTTTATGGAGATGGAAATGATAGCGATATAGGTAACTCATGGTTTGTTGGAAAGTCGTTAGGTGCTATTTACGACTACGAAATGGCAGGTGGCGTCTGGACGGAAGACGAGTTCTTTCGTGGGGAAGTATTGGAAGGCTGGTATCCTGGTCAATTCAAATACGTAGATCAAGGTACAAAAGACAATGTAATCGATCCGACAAACGACAGGACGGTAATTGGCTATACATCGCCTAGCTACCGCTTTAGTATCAATAACACATTTTCTTATAAGAACTTTAGCCTATCGGTTTTCATAAATTCGATTCAAGGTGGAAGTAATCGCTACATGGCAAACAATGTGGAAAATGCCAACCCGCTTTATTACTTCCCAGATAGACATAACAATTCAGCTGTTAACCCATATTGGAGCCCCTTAGCACCAACAACGAATACCACAGGTATCTATAATGTGCCGTTGCGACAAAGTGGAATCTACCAAAGCAGAAGCTTCGTCCGCATCCAAGATATCTCACTAGGTTATAGTTTCAAAAATGAATTGTTAAAGAAGCTCAATATGCAGAATGCGCAGATTTATGTTTCCAGCAAGAATCCATATGTATGGACTAAATGGCAAGGATGGGATCCAGAGAGTGGTGCAAGTGACATTCCTGTTATGCGGAACGTAGTCGTGGGTTTAAATGTTTCTTTTTAG
- a CDS encoding cytochrome-c peroxidase has protein sequence MTKNKLVSLVSIFIIIICSAFLHDKQDSIRDLYSRPISEWPKPTIDTGVNWQEFKSLPKIDTSYFSLMERPDIKLGKILFFDPILSGSNQISCSSCHNPQTSWADHSTVPVGHDHLVGTRNTISLLNVYARKSLFWDGRAKTLEEQALAPIEAHNEMAMDLTKLIPKLKAIPGYRQMFEEAFGDEDFSMPEVLKALAAFQRTLTSRRSRFDEFLDGKYSALTDVEIQGMHLFRTKARCINCHHGEFLTDEDFHNIGLTYYKRKYEDLGRYLVTKDPKDVGKFRTPSLRDVMNTSPWMHNGLFEDITGLLNLYNSGMVMNNPKNAEQHADPMYPRTDPLLKRLDLSKEEIQAIAAFLKATTATKYRMNRPDSLPR, from the coding sequence ATGACTAAGAATAAATTAGTATCGCTAGTTTCGATTTTTATTATCATTATCTGTAGTGCTTTTCTTCACGATAAGCAAGACTCCATCCGTGATTTGTATAGTCGTCCCATAAGCGAATGGCCTAAGCCCACGATTGATACGGGCGTAAATTGGCAGGAGTTTAAATCTTTACCGAAGATTGATACCAGCTATTTTAGTTTGATGGAACGACCAGATATTAAGCTGGGAAAGATCTTGTTTTTCGATCCTATTTTATCGGGTTCTAATCAGATTTCCTGTAGTTCTTGTCATAATCCGCAAACCTCTTGGGCGGATCATTCGACGGTTCCAGTCGGTCATGATCATTTGGTCGGGACTCGTAATACAATATCCTTACTTAATGTTTACGCGCGTAAATCGCTATTTTGGGATGGTCGTGCGAAAACACTGGAAGAGCAAGCGCTGGCACCCATTGAAGCGCACAATGAGATGGCAATGGATTTAACGAAGTTGATTCCTAAGTTGAAGGCAATCCCTGGTTATCGACAAATGTTTGAAGAGGCGTTCGGTGATGAAGACTTTTCTATGCCTGAAGTTCTTAAGGCATTGGCAGCATTTCAACGCACGCTTACTAGTCGTAGAAGTCGATTTGATGAGTTCCTCGATGGAAAGTATAGTGCTTTAACTGACGTCGAGATTCAGGGTATGCACCTCTTCCGCACCAAAGCGAGATGTATAAACTGCCATCATGGAGAGTTTTTAACAGACGAAGACTTCCATAATATAGGTTTGACTTACTATAAAAGAAAATATGAAGATCTAGGTCGCTATTTGGTAACTAAGGACCCGAAAGATGTAGGTAAGTTTCGTACGCCATCACTTCGAGATGTGATGAACACAAGTCCTTGGATGCATAATGGTCTTTTTGAAGATATCACAGGATTACTCAATCTGTATAATAGTGGTATGGTGATGAATAATCCTAAGAATGCGGAGCAACATGCCGACCCTATGTACCCGAGAACTGATCCATTATTAAAGCGTTTGGATTTAAGTAAAGAAGAGATTCAAGCTATTGCGGCTTTTTTGAAAGCCACGACGGCGACAAAATATAGAATGAATAGACCTGATAGCTTACCTAGATAA